The genomic stretch TTAGCCGAGCGTCTGGATACCCAGATTGCTTTGTCTCCGGGCTTTAGATGGGGCACGACGGTGCTACCAGGACAAGCTGTCTCTATGGAGCATGTTTTGGATCAGACTTGCATGACATACCCGGAGACTTATGCCACCGAAATGACTGGTCAGCAGTTAAAATTAATATTCGAAGATGTATGCGATAATCTTTTCAATACCGACCCATATCTACAGCAAGGCGGGGATATGGTGCGTGTTACTGGTATGAACTATGTCTGCGACCCGACTGCCAGCATGGGAAATAGAATTAGTGATATGCAGCTGGATAACGGTAAAGCTATCGAAGCTGACAAAAGTTATAGAGTGTCGGGTTGGGCGACTGTCGGTTCGCAATCGCCAGGAGCACCGGTGTGGGATGTAGTCGCCGATTACCTACGCGATAAAAAGATTGCGTCGGTTAACAAACTGAATACACCCAAACTGGTCAACATGGCGCATAACTTAGGATGGAGCACATAAATGAAAACTAATACAAAATACACAAAACAAGTAACTGAAAATATTGCTAGAAGTATTTTAGCAACCGTGATCTCATTATTTTTAGTGGTCGGTTCTTCGGTGGCTAACGAAGATCAGCCGCTGTTTTTAGAAACCAGACAACTGACTGTTGATGCGTTGATGAAAATCGGCAATGCGACATTGGCGGATTGTACCCAGCGCGGTTTTAAGGTGGGTGTGAGTATCACATCTAGAGAGGGGCAACTGCTTTATTTTATCCGTCACCCATTGGCTGGACCGCACACCCCAATGGTGAGCCGCACCAAAGCCTATACTTCTGCGACGATGGGTGTTGCTACCTCTACGCTGACTGATGAAGGTGCGCAGAAGCTCAATCATTTTAGGAATGTCACTTCTCTGGGTGGTGGTGTGCCTATAGAGATTGCAGGGCATCTATACGGAGCCGTTGGTGTGTCTGGTGCAACCTCCCAGGCTGACGAAGAATGTGCCAGAGTGGGAATTAAAACTGTAGCAGAGGATTTAGAGTTTGGTGAATAGAACGCGGCCCATGTATGCACGGCAAAAACAAGCAAATATTATGACAAGCAATATTTATTCGCTGGTTGTTGCGCTACGATTTAGTAGTCGTGCCTTGTTATTTATATGTCTGATGATAGTCGGGCATACGACGGTACTTGCCGAGCAAGAGACTGGTTCGCCGGCGATAGAAGCCAGTGCGCCGACATTCGATGACGGTGCTATGAGCAACCAGCTCGAACAGGAGAAGCCTGAGTGGTTTGGTATGTCTTTCCTGGATCTTGCGATAGATATAGAGGAATCGGCTGCCGAAGGTAAACACTTCGGTCTCTATTTCTATCAGGACGGTTGTCCTTACTGCGAGAAGCTGATCGACGATAATTTTGGACAATATCGCATCAACGAATATGCCAAAGCAAACTTTAATATCGCACCGATCAATATTTTTGGTTCGGTTGAAGTGACCGACCTTGACGGGATAGCGAGGCCAGAGAGCGCCTTTTCCGCGCATAGAAAAATTCAATTCACACCGACGATGATATTCTTCGCACCTGAGGGAGAGGTGTTTCGCATGAATGGCTATTACCCGCCGCATAAATTTCTAACTATGCTGGAGTATATCACTGAGAAGTATTATTTTCGCAACACCACTTTCATAGATTTTTTGCAAACCAAAGCACCACCTGCGGCCGCCGACAAAATGCACTATACAGCCGATATCCTAAGCCCTCCGATAGATATGACGCAAGACACGCTGGGTAGCGAGAAGCCTGTTTTAGTCTTATTTGAACAGCCGCGATGTCTGGCCTGTGACGAATTGCACGGTGACATCTTAAAGCGAGATGCAACTACCAAGTTATATAGACAGTTTGAAACCGTGATGGTCAATGTACACGGCAGTGGAGACATCACTCCTGCTGGCGGTGTAAACAAAATTACCGAAAAAGAATGGGCGCGTGAAATGGATATTGAATACACACCTTCCTTAGTTTTTTTTGAGAAACGCGAAGGTGACCAAACGCTAAGTGAGGTTTTTCGCGTTGAAGGTTATATGAAAGAATTCCACATACAGTCAGCGATGTCTTATGTGTTATCCAAAGCCTACAATGATACATCACAAGACTTCCAAGATTTCATCAGAGCGCGCGCCGAAGAGATGGCTGCCGAAGAAGGCCACCTAGACATCATGAAATAAAGCTGGCAATATTTTATTATTGTCCAGACAAAGCCACTGTATCGAGCCAAAGCTGATAATAACGGTATTCAGAATAGCTGAACTTGAGAATTAATCGAGTCGTCGCTTTATACTCTGTTATACTGGGTATCCGTGGAACAAAATACAAAACAATATCTATATCAAACATTAGGAAGGATACACTGCATAAGTGTTGAGGATGCTTTTTTGAAAAAGAAGCCGATGACAGAGCTCGATGGATGCAAACCAGTTTAACCTTAGTAACTGACTTACCGGCAAAATATAAATCTAAACCCGCGTAAAATTCTCGATTGGCTAATAGAGCAATTCAAGTAATATACCGTAAAAATCAGCTAAGTATTTCATATACATATTTCTGATGGATGATAGATACGCGCAATTGCTAGGCTGGCTTGAAGGTAAATTAGAACAAGGATTTACCATACAGACACTGGGCGGTGATGCTAGTTTTAGGCGTTATTATCGGATTTTGACTGATGAACGATCTTTTATCGCAAGCGATATGCCGCCCACCCAGGAAAATCCAGTTGCATTCAAAGATATTACTGTTCTACTATTGGATAATGGGGTGCGCGCCCCGGCAATACACGCAGCCGATGTTAGTGCTGGGTTATTTCTGCTGGATGATTTCGGCGATACGACTTACCTCAACGCATTATCGAATAATACTGCTGACTTGCTTTATAAACTTGCAATAGACGAGTTATTAAAAATACAAGCCATTGAAGATTCCGTTTTACCTGCTTACGATAGAACATTATTATTGGAGGAAATGCAGCTTTTCACTGATTGGTATTACAAGATACACTTAGGTAAAAGTCTAAATGCCCGCGATAAAAAAATCATTACGCAAAGCTATGACTATTTAGCAGATAATGCATTGGCACAACCACAAGTTTTTGTGCATCGCGATTATCATTCGCGCAACCTCATGCTTTGTGCTGATCGCACTATAGGTGTTTTGGATTATCAGGATGCTGTCTCAGGCGCTATTACTTACGATTTAGTCTCTTTGTTGAAAGATTGTTATATTGAATGGCAACCGTCGCAGCGATTAAAATGGCTTCGCTATTATCTGGCGAATACGCCACATCAATTAGATGAAGAACAATTTATACTGTGGTTTGACTTGATGGGTATACAACGACATCTAAAGGCAACTGGTATTTTCGCCCGTCTCTATCATCGCGACCATAAGCCTGGCTATCTCACCTTCATCCCGAGGAACTTACGCTATATTGGACAGGTCAGCGCACATTATCCCAAACTAGCCGATATGCATACATTTATTGAGGATTTGGCGAGATGAAAGCGATGATCTTAGCAGCCGGACGAGGCTCGCGTATGCGTCCGCTGACTGCCCGCATACCGAAAGCACTGGTTGAAATAAACAATACGCCTTTAATAGCTTATCATTTAATGCGTATTCGTGATGCTGGCATAGTTGAAGTGGTTATCAATTTGGGGCATTTAGGTGAGATGATCCGCGAAGCGTTAAAAGACGGTAGTGATTATGGGGTAAATATCAGTTATAGCGACGAGAGCAGTCATATCTTAGGAACGGGTGGTGGCATTGTCAAAGCTCTCCCGCTGTTGGGTGATACTCCTTTCTTTGTTGTAAACGCTGATGTTTATACTGACTACGCGATTCGCCCCTTAGCAATCCAAGCACCGTGTCAAGCGCATCTGGTTATGGTGGATAATCCTGAGCATAATCGCGCCGGGGATTTCGGTTTTAGCGACGGCTTTGTGGCAGATTGCTCGCAGATGAAACTCACTTTTGCCGGGCTGGGTTATTACACCACTGATTTATTTGCCCGACTGCCGCAGCGGCAGTTGTCGTTAGTTGAAATACTGCGCCCTGCGGTAGCAGCTGGTT from Chromatiales bacterium encodes the following:
- a CDS encoding heme-binding protein; translation: MKTNTKYTKQVTENIARSILATVISLFLVVGSSVANEDQPLFLETRQLTVDALMKIGNATLADCTQRGFKVGVSITSREGQLLYFIRHPLAGPHTPMVSRTKAYTSATMGVATSTLTDEGAQKLNHFRNVTSLGGGVPIEIAGHLYGAVGVSGATSQADEECARVGIKTVAEDLEFGE
- a CDS encoding thioredoxin fold domain-containing protein, which translates into the protein MTSNIYSLVVALRFSSRALLFICLMIVGHTTVLAEQETGSPAIEASAPTFDDGAMSNQLEQEKPEWFGMSFLDLAIDIEESAAEGKHFGLYFYQDGCPYCEKLIDDNFGQYRINEYAKANFNIAPINIFGSVEVTDLDGIARPESAFSAHRKIQFTPTMIFFAPEGEVFRMNGYYPPHKFLTMLEYITEKYYFRNTTFIDFLQTKAPPAAADKMHYTADILSPPIDMTQDTLGSEKPVLVLFEQPRCLACDELHGDILKRDATTKLYRQFETVMVNVHGSGDITPAGGVNKITEKEWAREMDIEYTPSLVFFEKREGDQTLSEVFRVEGYMKEFHIQSAMSYVLSKAYNDTSQDFQDFIRARAEEMAAEEGHLDIMK
- a CDS encoding phosphotransferase translates to MDDRYAQLLGWLEGKLEQGFTIQTLGGDASFRRYYRILTDERSFIASDMPPTQENPVAFKDITVLLLDNGVRAPAIHAADVSAGLFLLDDFGDTTYLNALSNNTADLLYKLAIDELLKIQAIEDSVLPAYDRTLLLEEMQLFTDWYYKIHLGKSLNARDKKIITQSYDYLADNALAQPQVFVHRDYHSRNLMLCADRTIGVLDYQDAVSGAITYDLVSLLKDCYIEWQPSQRLKWLRYYLANTPHQLDEEQFILWFDLMGIQRHLKATGIFARLYHRDHKPGYLTFIPRNLRYIGQVSAHYPKLADMHTFIEDLAR
- a CDS encoding nucleotidyltransferase family protein, which gives rise to MKAMILAAGRGSRMRPLTARIPKALVEINNTPLIAYHLMRIRDAGIVEVVINLGHLGEMIREALKDGSDYGVNISYSDESSHILGTGGGIVKALPLLGDTPFFVVNADVYTDYAIRPLAIQAPCQAHLVMVDNPEHNRAGDFGFSDGFVADCSQMKLTFAGLGYYTTDLFARLPQRQLSLVEILRPAVAAGLVSGEHYQGEWIDVGTIERLNVAQATGL